One window from the genome of Mycolicibacterium gadium encodes:
- a CDS encoding Rv3143 family two-component system response regulator — MTEVTPAECRARLRVLVYSDNTRTRRQVIQALGPSPFSDLPEIDYREVATGSMVIACVDAGDVDLAVLDGEATPEGGMGIAKRLRDEMDCCPPVLVLTGRPDDAWLARWSRADAAVPHPIDPIRLADAVFPLLRKGR, encoded by the coding sequence GTGACCGAGGTGACGCCAGCCGAGTGCCGAGCGCGCTTGCGTGTCCTGGTCTATAGCGACAACACCCGAACCCGCCGGCAGGTCATCCAGGCGCTCGGCCCCAGTCCGTTCTCCGACCTGCCCGAGATCGACTACCGCGAAGTGGCCACGGGCTCGATGGTCATCGCATGTGTAGATGCCGGCGACGTCGACCTGGCCGTCCTGGACGGCGAAGCCACGCCCGAAGGGGGAATGGGCATTGCCAAACGTCTCAGGGACGAGATGGACTGCTGCCCACCGGTGCTGGTCCTGACTGGCCGTCCCGACGACGCGTGGCTTGCGCGGTGGTCGCGGGCGGACGCCGCGGTGCCACACCCGATCGACCCAATCCGGTTGGCCGACGCCGTCTTTCCGCTACTGCGTAAGGGGCGCTGA
- the rpe gene encoding ribulose-phosphate 3-epimerase, translated as MTTPTRMDSVNHPLIVPSVLPADFARLGEEVHELCEAGVDRIQWDVMDGVFVPNLTFGPDVIAATRRHSTVEFEAHLMVVNPDELLGRYVDAGCELVIVHAEACTHLHRTLARIRDLGARSGVALNPHTPVEVVEHVLAETDLVLAMTVNPGFGGQSYIRAVEPKIARLRRMIDESGLPIELEVDGGITDRTIQGACAAGADVFISGSWMYAYPDGKAAAVKQLIARARESAPQGAPQR; from the coding sequence ATGACAACGCCCACGAGGATGGACAGCGTCAACCACCCGCTCATCGTGCCGTCGGTGTTGCCCGCTGACTTCGCACGCCTCGGCGAGGAGGTACACGAGTTGTGCGAGGCGGGCGTCGACCGGATCCAATGGGATGTCATGGACGGTGTCTTCGTCCCCAACCTCACCTTCGGCCCTGACGTCATCGCGGCAACTCGCAGGCACAGCACCGTCGAGTTCGAGGCTCATCTGATGGTCGTCAACCCCGACGAGCTGCTGGGGCGCTACGTCGACGCAGGATGCGAGCTGGTCATCGTGCATGCCGAGGCATGCACGCACCTGCATCGCACCCTGGCGCGCATTCGCGACCTCGGCGCGCGCAGCGGCGTTGCGCTGAATCCGCACACCCCCGTCGAGGTCGTCGAACACGTTCTGGCCGAAACCGACCTCGTTCTGGCCATGACCGTCAATCCGGGATTCGGCGGCCAGTCCTACATTCGCGCCGTAGAGCCGAAGATCGCACGGCTGCGACGGATGATCGACGAATCCGGGCTGCCGATCGAACTCGAGGTCGACGGCGGCATCACGGACCGAACCATCCAGGGGGCGTGCGCCGCCGGTGCCGATGTCTTCATCTCCGGCTCGTGGATGTATGCGTACCCGGATGGCAAGGCGGCCGCCGTCAAACAGCTGATTGCACGCGCCCGCGAGAGCGCCCCACAAGGAGCGCCCCAGCGATGA
- a CDS encoding HAD family hydrolase, translating to MSRLEAVIFDVDGTLVDSERDGHRVAFNEAFAEAGLPDRWDIDTYGQLLEITGGARRLAFWLQNRGRSRAEASQLAERLHKRKTQIMRRLVADGRVGARPGARELIDSLAANGVAMHVATTGTRAWVEPLLDHVFGNRFQTVITGTEVSDLKPSPAVYLEVLSRTGCPPGRAVAVEDSANGVQAAVAAGLCCLAAYNSYTRSDDLSGATLVADGLTDPALIEWFRDRLDR from the coding sequence GTGAGCCGCCTGGAGGCAGTGATCTTCGACGTCGACGGCACTCTCGTCGACAGCGAGCGAGATGGTCATCGGGTTGCCTTCAACGAGGCGTTCGCGGAGGCAGGGCTCCCCGATCGCTGGGACATTGACACGTACGGGCAGTTGCTCGAGATCACCGGCGGCGCGAGGCGGCTGGCGTTCTGGCTCCAGAACCGCGGTCGGTCACGCGCTGAGGCGTCGCAGCTCGCAGAACGGCTGCATAAACGAAAGACGCAGATCATGCGCCGTCTCGTTGCAGACGGGCGCGTGGGTGCGCGGCCCGGCGCACGAGAGTTGATCGATTCGCTTGCCGCGAACGGTGTGGCAATGCACGTGGCGACAACAGGAACCCGCGCATGGGTCGAACCGCTTTTGGATCACGTCTTCGGCAACAGGTTCCAGACCGTGATCACCGGAACCGAGGTTTCTGACTTGAAGCCCAGCCCGGCGGTGTACCTCGAGGTGCTGAGCAGAACTGGTTGCCCACCCGGGCGCGCGGTCGCCGTCGAGGACTCCGCTAATGGTGTGCAGGCAGCGGTCGCCGCCGGCCTGTGCTGCCTGGCCGCGTACAACTCATACACCCGCAGCGACGACCTGTCCGGGGCGACGCTCGTCGCAGACGGGCTCACCGACCCGGCGCTCATCGAATGGTTCCGCGACCGCCTGGATCGTTAG
- a CDS encoding HAD-IIA family hydrolase yields the protein MKRESAIGAESLVAQYVAVICDLDGVVYRGATPVPGAVETLNRLSAQDIPVVFATNNASRSPDAVVAHLHELGVGPDGWTVVTSSQAAAAYLAARLPEQTVVLAVGGPGVVQALTDVGLVPVRASELAGATVAAVVQGLGVDVTWTELAEVGYHAEAGATWVVTNLDIMLPTSRGRAPGNGALVAAVQAATTVIPHVVGKPGPNLFDLARSTMGTEKADTLVCGDRLDTDIEGANAAGLDSLLVLTGASDLKDLAFAAPSARPTYVTTALSGLLEPGVRLRATPEDGVSGRSLRSVVTATWAALDAGQTVPEDTGMWRRLERQLGLERTRPTSSSPCIRSNDPGGRGTIR from the coding sequence ATGAAGCGTGAGTCCGCCATCGGGGCCGAGTCCCTGGTTGCCCAGTACGTGGCGGTGATCTGTGATCTGGACGGTGTCGTATACCGCGGCGCCACACCCGTACCCGGTGCCGTGGAAACTCTGAACCGGCTATCAGCGCAAGACATTCCGGTCGTATTCGCGACCAACAACGCATCTCGCTCACCCGACGCAGTCGTCGCTCATCTCCACGAGCTCGGCGTCGGACCGGACGGGTGGACGGTGGTCACCAGCTCCCAGGCTGCCGCAGCATACCTCGCGGCGCGTCTGCCCGAGCAGACCGTCGTACTTGCCGTCGGGGGGCCGGGGGTTGTGCAAGCACTCACTGACGTCGGACTGGTCCCGGTTCGCGCCTCGGAGTTGGCCGGTGCAACCGTGGCGGCGGTAGTCCAGGGCCTTGGGGTCGACGTCACGTGGACTGAACTCGCGGAGGTCGGATACCACGCAGAGGCCGGCGCGACCTGGGTTGTCACCAATCTCGACATCATGCTCCCGACGTCGCGCGGTCGGGCACCGGGCAACGGCGCGTTGGTCGCCGCCGTGCAGGCGGCGACGACCGTGATCCCGCACGTGGTCGGCAAGCCGGGGCCGAATCTGTTCGACTTGGCTCGCTCCACGATGGGCACCGAGAAAGCGGACACTCTTGTGTGCGGCGACCGACTGGACACCGACATCGAGGGTGCCAACGCCGCCGGTTTGGACTCCCTGCTGGTGCTGACCGGCGCCTCAGATCTGAAGGACCTTGCGTTCGCTGCGCCGAGCGCACGTCCGACATATGTGACCACAGCCCTGTCGGGACTGCTCGAGCCAGGAGTGCGCCTGCGTGCGACTCCGGAGGACGGAGTCAGCGGCCGATCGTTGCGGTCCGTCGTGACAGCCACGTGGGCGGCTCTCGACGCTGGTCAGACGGTACCCGAAGACACCGGTATGTGGCGCCGCCTCGAGCGACAGCTTGGTCTGGAGCGCACCCGACCCACCTCATCGTCACCGTGCATCCGCTCTAACGATCCAGGCGGTCGCGGAACCATTCGATGA
- a CDS encoding alpha/beta hydrolase produces MIEASSPPYRQSMRVLTPNDESRLPVTVSGPVKGGVVIMIAQAPHGAQYCDVVRERLHVARFQTVVIPAHTRLTPMSVIGFLDQLKIAGGLLVADGSSGELAWDLAATARERFTGLVAIDSGHARVPNVKGVIRDRDCPAVQVDTTVLFSTKAARDVAHASRRHVHAEFRLVEVAGPRKSRHFTAQLATEIVVRALSR; encoded by the coding sequence ATGATCGAAGCATCATCACCGCCATACCGCCAATCGATGCGAGTGCTGACCCCCAACGATGAATCCCGGTTGCCGGTAACAGTTTCCGGTCCGGTCAAGGGCGGGGTCGTCATCATGATTGCGCAGGCGCCGCACGGCGCCCAATACTGCGACGTCGTGCGCGAGCGCCTGCACGTCGCGAGGTTCCAAACGGTCGTCATTCCCGCGCACACCCGACTGACCCCAATGTCGGTCATCGGATTTCTCGATCAGCTGAAGATCGCCGGTGGGCTGCTCGTGGCCGACGGATCGAGTGGCGAACTGGCTTGGGACCTGGCCGCCACCGCCCGCGAGCGGTTCACCGGCCTGGTCGCCATCGATAGTGGGCACGCACGGGTTCCCAACGTCAAAGGTGTGATCCGCGACAGGGACTGCCCGGCTGTGCAAGTCGACACGACGGTGCTGTTCAGCACCAAAGCGGCACGCGACGTTGCCCACGCGAGCAGACGACATGTGCACGCAGAGTTCCGGCTCGTAGAGGTTGCGGGCCCACGAAAATCTCGCCACTTCACCGCGCAGCTGGCTACCGAGATAGTTGTGCGCGCACTTTCACGCTGA